Proteins found in one Thermus islandicus DSM 21543 genomic segment:
- the meaB gene encoding methylmalonyl Co-A mutase-associated GTPase MeaB: protein MTGAEESQLLELEERFRGGDVRALARALTLAESGHPLGQALLKRLRGRGQAKVVGVTGSPGAGKSTLTDRLILEARRRGERVGVLAVDPSSPFTGGAILGDRIRMMRHHQDPGVFIRSMASRGALGGLAGATVAALNLLEAFGFDRIFVETVGVGQSEVDIARVADTTLLVLTPAAGDAVQAFKAGVMEIADLFAINKFDLPGGERLIQELKGALELSPPRPGGWHPPIYPTVAATGEGVEALFEGLEAHHRHLVEHGLLAAQRLERARFEVESVIQDWGRRKTQAAEALVARVAKGELSPEEAALTLLRPEA from the coding sequence ATGACCGGGGCCGAGGAGAGCCAGCTTCTTGAGTTGGAGGAGCGGTTCCGCGGAGGGGACGTGCGCGCCCTGGCCCGGGCCCTCACCCTGGCGGAGTCGGGCCACCCCCTGGGCCAGGCCCTCCTCAAACGCCTGCGGGGCCGGGGACAGGCCAAGGTGGTGGGGGTGACGGGAAGCCCCGGAGCGGGGAAGAGTACCCTCACCGACCGGCTCATCCTCGAGGCGCGCAGGCGGGGAGAACGGGTGGGGGTCTTGGCCGTGGACCCCTCCAGCCCCTTCACCGGAGGGGCCATCCTGGGGGACCGCATCCGCATGATGCGCCACCACCAGGACCCCGGGGTCTTCATCCGCTCCATGGCCTCGAGGGGGGCCCTGGGGGGGCTTGCCGGGGCCACGGTAGCCGCCCTAAACCTTTTGGAGGCTTTCGGCTTTGACCGGATCTTCGTGGAAACCGTGGGCGTGGGCCAGAGCGAGGTGGACATCGCCCGGGTGGCGGACACCACCCTCCTCGTCCTCACCCCGGCGGCGGGGGACGCGGTCCAGGCCTTCAAGGCGGGGGTGATGGAGATCGCCGACCTTTTCGCGATCAACAAGTTTGACCTCCCAGGAGGGGAGCGCCTCATCCAGGAGCTCAAAGGGGCCCTGGAGCTCTCCCCTCCCAGGCCTGGAGGCTGGCATCCCCCCATCTACCCCACGGTGGCGGCCACGGGAGAGGGGGTGGAGGCCCTCTTTGAGGGGCTGGAGGCCCACCACCGCCACCTGGTGGAACACGGGCTTCTGGCTGCCCAGCGCTTGGAGCGGGCCCGGTTTGAGGTGGAAAGCGTCATTCAGGACTGGGGCCGGCGCAAAACCCAGGCGGCCGAGGCCCTGGTGGCCCGGGTGGCCAAGGGCGAGCTTTCCCCCGAGGAGGCGGCCCTAACCCTGCTTCGACCGGAGGCGTAG
- a CDS encoding RidA family protein translates to MEAIHTEKAPRAVGPYSQAVRAGGLLFVSGQIPLTPEGTLVEGGIREQTEQVMENLKAILEAAGVGLSQVVQTTCFLADMEEFSAFNEVYARYFTPPYPARATVAVKALPRGVRVEVACIALAE, encoded by the coding sequence ATGGAGGCCATCCACACCGAGAAGGCCCCCCGGGCCGTGGGCCCTTACTCCCAGGCGGTGCGGGCCGGGGGGCTCCTCTTCGTCTCCGGCCAGATCCCCCTGACCCCCGAGGGCACCCTGGTGGAAGGGGGGATCCGGGAACAGACCGAGCAGGTCATGGAGAACCTAAAGGCCATCCTGGAGGCCGCAGGCGTGGGCCTTTCCCAGGTGGTCCAGACCACCTGTTTCCTGGCGGACATGGAGGAGTTTTCCGCCTTCAACGAGGTCTACGCCCGCTACTTCACCCCGCCCTATCCGGCGCGGGCCACGGTGGCGGTCAAGGCCCTGCCCCGGGGGGTGCGGGTGGAGGTGGCCTGCATCGCCCTGGCGGAATAG